acaatatacatatcTACAATTTCATCGGATCAGTGTCAGtgttaaatatatactttGGCAGCTCACGGATCTATTTTTGGTCTCAACAATAATTAATACCTTATAATTACAAAATTGGAACTTCATTGGGTTGATTTCGCTACACAAAACTATAGTCTTACCAGGAAAATGCAATCTTTAATAGGATTTCATACAGTGTTACAAATGCTATTTTCGGCCATTTTGAGCTCCATTAATTGGTCAATTTTTGTTACCCCCCTTagcaaaattcaatttttgccGACTAGACGAGATTTGCATCCCACTGAGCAAATGTGAACCTCTTATGAAGATTCTACATCCCCGGAACATGACAAACGATCAAAAATCACAGTACCGGAACAAACTATGCAACATTAATCCTTTTGCCCACGAGCTAGTGCACATGGTTTTTACCTGCTGCCCGATGGTTGCAGGGGATAAACTACCAGATAGCAGGGTCTGCGGACAGAGTCCTCCTTCGTCATATATCGTAGGCGGCATGGAGGCACAGTCCAACCAGTTTCCCTGGACAGTCCTGCTGGGTTACGAAGCCTACACAGCAAAGCAGCGACCGTCTCCCATGTGTGCGGGCTCCTTGATCGCCAGTCGCTATGTGCTGACGGCAGCCCATTGTTTGAATGTGAATGACTTCTACGTGGCACGTGTGCGCCTGGGCGAGCATGACACCGAGAACGATCCCGACTACACCTGGCTGCCGAATGGAGCCAAGATATGGGCTCCAGCGCACGTGGACATCGATGTGGATCTGAGGGTTCCGCACGAGCAGTACTACACGAGAAATGGAAGACACTACAACGACATTGCTCTGTTGCGTCTGAAGAGTCGGGTGAAGTAAGTAGTGTGCTCTTTGGGGTTCCctcttttcacattttcccaTCGATGTCCTCTCTTTCAGATACACTCTTCAGATCAGacccatttgcatttggcctGGCATTGAATTGTCAACTTCCTCCTTCAAAAACTTCCCTTTTCAAATTGCCGGCTGGGGCGATTCGGGTCTGCAGCAAAAAAGCACCGTACTTCGCCAAGGCACCATCAGTGGAATGAGTCCGGATGAATGCTTGAATCGGTATCCAACACTGCTCGTCGATAAGGACATCCAGATATGTGCCATGGGATGGGATGGCACCGACACCGGACTGGGAGATTCCGGTAGCCCGCTGATGGCTTCGGTGGGCAGGGGTGCTGATCAATTTTATTACCTAGCCGGAATAACGTCCTACGGAGGGGGACCCTCCAGTTACGGATATGGGCCAGCGGTTTACACGAAAACTTCCTCATATTATGAGTGGATAAAGAAGAAAATCAATGATATCGCTGAAGATGAACgtaaaatgaaatacaaatcTGTAAGAAtaccaatttaatttaacgTTATTAAAATGATACTTTTTATGCATGCAGAAATGGATGTTGTTCTTTGTTAACAAAATCGCCAAAACAGTCAAGTAAAGAAAGTACACAATTATCTTTAAAACCGTTCTTGGGACAAAAAGCCACATTTAACATGATTATGTTAAAAACAGATGTAACCATTGAGAATTGCAGACGTTTGACATAATTCACATTTTGCAAACAAATCCAGATCTTAACTAGACCAATTCTAACTCCAATAAGGATGACTTAGCCTCTCAATCGAAAGAATTCCTCGACTATAAGATAGCCTTAGTCAGCAATTGGGGAGTTCGAGGTATATAACGACACAGCTAGTTCTTCTTATCAAGAACAtgcttatgtatgtatatactctctactatatataatttatcgaGTCGAATCAATTTTCCTTATAACTCTAAGAGTAAGTTTCTTAGAACACCACGAAGAGGGAGATTTATCAcgaattttttttgaaaaaaactTGTAGGGTAACTCAAATctttaaaaacttaaagatTTCTTAACAAAGTTGACAAATTTGtgtttgaaaataaaataagcaaTCTTACAATcaagaaaggaaaaaaatgaaaaatgaaatattgtagggtaacaaatttcaaattgtcgATAACTTGATATCACCTTGGCCGCACTACGAATATTCGATGGCAACAGACTATCGGCGACGTTACCCACGCATTTTCCGCTAGTCGCGCCTTGGGCACACTACAGATCCACAGAAATTTGGTTTTGGAAAATTCCTGAAATCGCTGCCGAGGCTGGAAACAAGTCGATCCCAGCACCATCCCATCCAGAAGCACAAATCCCGCAAGCAAATAGGCAACCATTAACATGGCCGACGATTGGGGTAAGTTGCGATTGGCCTGGGCGGAAGAGTGGGCGGTGCGTCATCTGCACGGCGGACAATAAACGTGGTCTccgtcgttgttgttgttgttgctgctgctattgctgttgttgttggagtgCCGTGCAACCAGCCTTGATGAGTATTTTTAGCCACTGTGCCAACTAACCGTTTGAAATCATTGTTATTCACCATGTTCCTGGAACTCATTCTGTTACCTGGCAGAATCCGCAGCAGACAGCGAGGTGGTCATCCGGCCGACTGCCGCCGCCAGCGTAAACAAGTGGGAGGgcgaggacgaggatgaggacaTCAAGGTGCGACTAACGAAATCCAAGTGAGATCGAAAGCAGTGCCGCATTCAAACCAACTATCCAAGtgcccaacaacaaatgccatGGGCCAAAACTTGTTTTTCTGCACTCGGTTTCACTTTCGTTTCGCTGTACACGTGTGCACTTTTGCAGCAGACTGATCGaatcatttgtttatttgctgccCACAGGACAGCTgggaggatgaggaggaaaAAAAGGACGAGGAGAAGCCTACGAAAACAGAAGCACCAGCCAAACCGAAGCCAAATAAGGCGCTAAAAGCCAAACTGGAACAGCAGGCGGTGAGATAAGGCTCAAAAGCATTTCTCAATCATTGGCTATATTGTTATCATCTGTTATTAACAGCTCCTAGAGGAGGAAGCGGAGGCAAAACGTTTGGCCAACCTATCGCCTGCAGAAAAGTTGGCTGAGAAGCTGCGATTGCAAAAAATCCAGGAGGCCTCTGATCTCAAGCATGCCCAGGAAGCGTTCGGTGTGACGAGTACGTGCGGAGGTCTTGACGCCTTCAACCCCGAGACCAAGGAGGAGTTCAAGGAATTTGGCGCAACGCTCAGCTGGAAGGTGGGCCAATTCCGCGAGTCGGAGCACTTCCCCCAATTTGTTGAGGATCTGGTGCGCAGCCTATGCGTGAATCGTGAGTGATTAGCTGGCTGACAATTAAAGACGGCTTATCTGATTTGATTTCGCACCTTATCTAGTGAGCGCTGCTGACATCAAAAAGGTCAAGATGAACGTGGAAATCTTGCACTCGGAAAAGCTGAAGCTGGAAAAGGCCAATGCTAAAAAGCCCGCTGGAAAGGGCAAGGGCAAGGTCACTCTCCGCACCGAAAACGACGTGAGTGTTTCAATCGCCGCCGTTCGAGATCAACGAATGAACTTATTTAATCCGCTCTTTTGCAGGACATTGACGGTTACCAAAAGTACGGAAATGACTTCACCGAAGACTATGACGACTTCATGTGAATAGGATCTATAAATGTAGCCCGCATATATCTAATTATTGAATGCATAGTTGCTTGTTGAAGAGTTCTTCTTGTTAGAGATGCTGCGCAGGAATAAGAGTCctttgttaaatataaaatggcAGAAcctatataaatatgtaaatatatatttatataaccATACATAACACAAAACGAGTTACATAGTCAAGTCAGGCAATCAAGAAACCTCAACGAACACGCAAATCCAACTCCAAACCGAAAGAATATTTAGGCAACTGACTTATGGCGACAGCACATGTATGTAGGTCGTATTCGGAACGGCTTCTtgtgaaattcatttttgtataaagaataaaactacagatcgatattaaacgaaaacaaagaaatcttGCTTATTGTGCTGTATGGGTGGGTGTGTGGTACGGGTGTACAAGTATGATGGTGGAACTGTTGATGATTGACAATTGAGTTAATTATAGGTAGCCGCTTTTATCTTACCATTACCATGAACTTTTCAAAGGAAccataatttttaatttatttaaaacgaTCACAATGCGCGCCGTAATTTGAAGGCGCTTCACTGTGAACGGCTTTGTTTGCATAGCCAAGAAGAAGCATCGCAAGGTGTGGTGTGTGACTTGGCTTCAAAATCATATTATTGAAgtagttaaaaataaattcagttGTCGAATAAGTGGATTTCGTCATAAAAGAAAGAGTGCTGACGCATTTGAAGTGCACTCTTATCCCTTTCAACTCGTCTATTAAGTATTCAATGTGTCTTCAGCCCAAGTTAGCTTAAATCTAGCTGAATAGTCAGCACTGTCGTCATTTAATGCACGTGcggcaaattaaaaatagaCAAGAATGAGCGACTTTAACAAATATTGCGAAGGTTTTATTAGCTATAAGCCTGCCAAGACGGCCTGATTAATCCGTACATCCTGCAGAAGCTGCGAGGGAAGCGCTTCCGGACTCGGAAGACGAGGAAGACATCGGCGATGAGGACACTTGTAGCGCACAGGATCTTGCCGCCGAATTCCAGCTGAAGTACAAGCCGCAGGACGAAGTCAGTGTGTCCTTGCAGCGTGAATATGTTCTTAGCCTGGCCGCAGATCAAGGATTCTCACGGATGGCCGCCGGACTGTCCAATTCAGCAGTGCATATCTATAATTTGGATTCGGGCGCCGGGAAACTGGAGAACTTTAGCTATCTGCCGCCCACAGATTCGCCGCAGAGCGTAAGCATCTGTGGCGTTCGTTTCCTCGACGAAGGACCACACAACATCCTGGTCGGCACCACCGATGGCTACGTGCGCCTCTACGATCTGCGGCTAAGAGGCGAACAGGCGCGGTTCAAGTACACGCAGCACCCTAATGTGCCTCCGGTGCCCAAATCGCTTTCGTGCTTCGACAGAAACGCCAACGGTCGGATTATTTGCTGCGGCACCGAACAGTTTCACAGCAACGCGTTCCTCGTGTTCTTCGATGTTCGGGAGCGCCAGCAAATGGGCGTCTACTTCGAAAGCCATGAGGACGATATCACCTCGTTGCGGTTCCATGCCCAGAATCCAGACCTTCTGGCCACGGGCAGTGTGGACGGGCTAGTAAACGTGTTCGATGTGAAGGAGCCGGACGAGGATGAAGCACTGCTTAACACCTTCAACACGGAGAGCAGTGTGGCCCGGTTGGCGTGGCACAGAAACGTCTACGACAAGGACATCATATCCTGCGTCACGACCACTGGCGATTTCAAGAGCTACGAGTGCGAGGAGGGCGACGAGGTGGCATCCTTCGAGCGGCCGGATGTTACGGCGGCAATAAGGAGAAAAAAAGCCGCAAACTTCAACCTGATAAATGCCCACAATCAGGAAGACGGAGGAGTCTTTCTGTTGGCGGGCACCAACTTCAACAAGGGGTTCGTTATTAACTGACTTTGGCCTAATACCCAAGCAACTGAATAACCTTCTTTCAGCGAGATCCTGCGCTCCGTTAGCGTTACCTCGAAGAACAGCCTCCAGCCATTGGCCAATTTCCAGGGAAACAAGCAGATCGTCAGAGATAGTCTTTTCGATTCAAAGAGAAGTTTACTTTTTACAGGCGGAGAATCCGGCATTGTTACGGTTTGGGCACAGGACGCAAGTGGAACGGCGTTCAGCAGTGAAAAACTGAAGGCCAGGAAGGAGAAGAAATCACGCAAGCAAGCGCCatattaaatgtgtatttatgttttaaataaaggTTTTCTAAATacgaaatttcaaatttaatggGTAGCAGCGTTGCCAGATAAAGGGACATGTTTACTGGCTGACAGGAGCTCACTGATGTGAGCGTATGTCTACGAGAGCTGCTTACGTAATTTGAGaaagtgttgcatacttttgagATTGCGTTTGAGCTACGTTACTTACATTTTTCCCACATGAGTCGGGCATacacatatgtaaataaaaattgggTTCACTGTATATAAAATAGAGTATAAATTATTCATCTTATCTAACAAATATtagaaataatcaaaacaCCTTATAAGTTTATCGAATTTACGAATTTACGAATTTATTTCTACATATAAATGTTGACCGCCATTTGGACTCCACTTAACCGCTTAATTTGCTTAAGTAACATAAGTAACTTTTAAGATTAATAGTATTGTATTTTGAATGGTAAAAGTCCATCCTAATCTATTGAAAAAATCCGAAGGAACCAAAGTCATTCAAAGTTGATTCAATTCACCCCCACCCTGCGCACTCAGTGCTCAATTTCTGCTCGCAGCAAGGTCTGCTGAGTAAAAAATTAGCACATCCTCAGCGCAGATAAACGCATCCTTAAAACACCCCCTGGCCATCCCACAAGCtagccatccatccatccgttCATCCTGCATCCGCATCCCTTCGCACAGAGAGCGGCCCAATTAGTGCTGCAGTAGGCATTTCGAATCCGTACCCACAAATCGGCTAATCCGCTGCCACTGCCTGCCGGCCCAGAGTCCAAAAGTCCTGTGTGCAATGTCCAGATTTCCGAGTCGCAGAGTCTAAATGTTGACAAATACAACACCTACgatacaaataaaattgctACAGAAGTACCACCTAAAAACGGGCACAACCGGAACGACTTAATTTTCTCAAATTTACAGAAACAGACGATGACATAGGAATGGgaatggtgatggtgatggaaACACAGGAAGATATCTCGACGCCGCCACTGAAGCTGTGGGTTTGCTCCTGCCGAGCGAATCCAACGCGAGTAGGGTCCCATTCGGGGCCCGAGTAGCCAGAGTCCTGCAGCTCACTCGAAACCGCCACTCACCGTGGCTAATTGCCCATCAATAAAGGGCCCGGGCAGTGAGGAATTCCTCCGAAAGTCGGGTCCTCCGTTCTCCAGCCGAAGATTTTTTCGAGCAACCAAAATATTATGGTGTGCCCCGCTGTTCTCGCACAGTCAGCGCGAATTTGCTGCGGTGAGTCGATGCTGTTTCGCAGGACCTTCTTCCATTTTCGTCTCCCTCTTGCTCAGCCTGTCCCTGTTCCTCTGCAGTTCCCTATCTCCTGATGCCTGTGCTCCTTTGGCGGCACTGTGTCCTGTCGTCGTTGTTTTCCTGTGATTTGACATGTCTGTTAGCAGGATGCCTGACCCTGAGGCCGAGCCCTGGTCTCAGTGTCCACTGTTCCACTTTGATGTGATTCGTCAGTGCGGTGGACTACTGCTACTGCTCTCTTGCTGGACTGCGTCTTGAGTCCTGTTCGGCTGCCCCCTCCCGTGACCTCTGACCCTGCACTCTGCGGCTTTCCAGCGGCGTTTGTTGGCGAATCTGACCCcgagctcctgctgctccttcgCTCCTTCGCTCCTTCTCCGCATCTCCGCTCTTTGGACTTCGTACGAATCAAAATTGGTCACAGCACCGAGTGAATTGCCCCGGAGACCGCAATGCGCTGTATTTATAGTAAACGTGTCCGATTGATTTGGCCACCCGTGGCGGCTCTGTCACAGATGCCTCAATTTGCATCTATCGAATGGTTTACATGGCTCTAAAAAGGTACCTCGATGGGTTGGTCACAATGTGGTGGCCTCTCAACATTGCAAGGCTCTTACTTGTgaattattaagttattaactGCTGCGATGTAAGTCATGGCAGTTTCTGTTTTCTTTATAGGATATATATAGGAAGGATTAAAGGAGGCATGTACAATAATATGAGTATGATTTAGCTCAAATTCCAAATATGATAAAAGTACAAAGCATACGATAATATAATCAAATTACGCTGACAATCACGATAATGTTCTTGTAGTAGTATTTGtgtaatatttatgtttttttaagATAAGAAACGGTAATAAAATCCACGTAAGTGTAAAAAATGGATGCCCTAATCTATGCCATGATGTGTTCTACTTTCGAGATTTCGCCTCTGCCCTCATTGATGGTTTCCCGGGGCTACTTGGCCCAAAAATCCCGGCCGTCCAAAAAGAC
The sequence above is drawn from the Drosophila melanogaster chromosome 2R genome and encodes:
- the CG12133 gene encoding uncharacterized protein → MKILHPRNMTNDQKSQYRNKLCNINPFAHELVHMVFTCCPMVAGDKLPDSRVCGQSPPSSYIVGGMEAQSNQFPWTVLLGYEAYTAKQRPSPMCAGSLIASRYVLTAAHCLNVNDFYVARVRLGEHDTENDPDYTWLPNGAKIWAPAHVDIDVDLRVPHEQYYTRNGRHYNDIALLRLKSRVKYTLQIRPICIWPGIELSTSSFKNFPFQIAGWGDSGLQQKSTVLRQGTISGMSPDECLNRYPTLLVDKDIQICAMGWDGTDTGLGDSGSPLMASVGRGADQFYYLAGITSYGGGPSSYGYGPAVYTKTSSYYEWIKKKINDIAEDERKMKYKSVRIPI
- the eIF3j gene encoding eukaryotic translation initiation factor 3 subunit j, isoform A; amino-acid sequence: MADDWESAADSEVVIRPTAAASVNKWEGEDEDEDIKDSWEDEEEKKDEEKPTKTEAPAKPKPNKALKAKLEQQALLEEEAEAKRLANLSPAEKLAEKLRLQKIQEASDLKHAQEAFGVTSTCGGLDAFNPETKEEFKEFGATLSWKVGQFRESEHFPQFVEDLVRSLCVNLSAADIKKVKMNVEILHSEKLKLEKANAKKPAGKGKGKVTLRTENDDIDGYQKYGNDFTEDYDDFM
- the CG12134 gene encoding uncharacterized protein, isoform D produces the protein MSDFNKYCEEAAREALPDSEDEEDIGDEDTCSAQDLAAEFQLKYKPQDEVSVSLQREYVLSLAADQGFSRMAAGLSNSAVHIYNLDSGAGKLENFSYLPPTDSPQSVSICGVRFLDEGPHNILVGTTDGYVRLYDLRLRGEQARFKYTQHPNVPPVPKSLSCFDRNANGRIICCGTEQFHSNAFLVFFDVRERQQMGVYFESHEDDITSLRFHAQNPDLLATGSVDGLVNVFDVKEPDEDEALLNTFNTESSVARLAWHRNVYDKDIISCVTTTGDFKSYECEEGDEVASFERPDVTAAIRRKKAANFNLINAHNQEDGGVFLLAGTNFNKGEILRSVSVTSKNSLQPLANFQGNKQIVRDSLFDSKRSLLFTGGESGIVTVWAQDASGTAFSSEKLKARKEKKSRKQAPY
- the CG12134 gene encoding uncharacterized protein, isoform C; its protein translation is MSDFNKYCEAAREALPDSEDEEDIGDEDTCSAQDLAAEFQLKYKPQDEVSVSLQREYVLSLAADQGFSRMAAGLSNSAVHIYNLDSGAGKLENFSYLPPTDSPQSVSICGVRFLDEGPHNILVGTTDGYVRLYDLRLRGEQARFKYTQHPNVPPVPKSLSCFDRNANGRIICCGTEQFHSNAFLVFFDVRERQQMGVYFESHEDDITSLRFHAQNPDLLATGSVDGLVNVFDVKEPDEDEALLNTFNTESSVARLAWHRNVYDKDIISCVTTTGDFKSYECEEGDEVASFERPDVTAAIRRKKAANFNLINAHNQEDGGVFLLAGTNFNKGEILRSVSVTSKNSLQPLANFQGNKQIVRDSLFDSKRSLLFTGGESGIVTVWAQDASGTAFSSEKLKARKEKKSRKQAPY